Proteins encoded within one genomic window of Thiothrix litoralis:
- a CDS encoding UPF0175 family protein, with amino-acid sequence MYATNVRELKKNPSEAMRQARQAPVLIMKGDQPDSLLVHLDESLTQTVSGLRPALAASLYREGLMSLGKASKLSGLAMSDFIRHLGHLGIEIVTVDETTAYEVKDLSPWLS; translated from the coding sequence ATGTATGCAACCAATGTCCGCGAACTCAAAAAGAACCCATCAGAAGCCATGCGCCAAGCAAGGCAGGCTCCGGTGTTGATTATGAAAGGTGATCAACCAGACTCCCTGCTGGTACATTTGGATGAATCCCTAACCCAGACAGTATCTGGTTTACGCCCCGCTTTGGCTGCCAGCCTGTACCGTGAAGGTCTCATGTCGTTGGGAAAAGCATCCAAGCTCAGCGGTTTGGCAATGAGTGATTTCATCCGACACTTGGGGCACTTGGGAATTGAAATTGTAACGGTTGATGAAACGACCGCCTACGAGGTAAAGGACTTGTCTCCGTGGTTGTCATAA
- a CDS encoding FKBP-type peptidyl-prolyl cis-trans isomerase: MSKTVQANSHIRWHYRLFLADGHLVEASEDPAGDILQLGHGEIHPNLENALLGLPEGEKIRLIILADQAFGFPDPEAIQSVPRIQFPTEQALSEGQIISFSLPSGQEIPGKILALTADSVSVDFNHPLAGHNLTFELEIMEIA, translated from the coding sequence ATGAGCAAAACTGTACAAGCCAATAGCCACATCCGTTGGCATTACCGACTGTTCCTTGCCGACGGGCACTTGGTGGAAGCCAGCGAAGACCCCGCTGGCGACATCCTGCAACTGGGGCACGGTGAGATTCACCCCAATCTGGAAAATGCCCTGCTGGGTTTGCCGGAAGGTGAAAAAATTCGCCTGATCATCCTTGCTGATCAAGCCTTCGGGTTTCCCGATCCCGAGGCCATTCAAAGCGTACCGCGCATCCAATTTCCTACCGAACAAGCATTAAGCGAAGGGCAGATCATCAGTTTCAGCCTACCCTCTGGCCAAGAGATTCCTGGGAAAATTTTGGCACTGACAGCCGATAGCGTCAGCGTCGATTTTAACCATCCCTTGGCAGGTCACAATCTCACCTTCGAGTTGGAAATTATGGAAATTGCCTAA
- the purD gene encoding phosphoribosylamine--glycine ligase, whose translation MKVLVVGGGGREHALAWKIAQSGQVNEVLVAPGNAGTALEPNMRNLPIAAEDVDALVAYAKEHAIGLTVVGPEAPLSKGIVDKFRAAGLRCFGPTQQAAQLESSKAFAKDFLARHHIATADYANFTEIEPAVAYIRKMGAPIVVKADGLAAGKGVILAQTEEEAIAAVNDMLAGNAFGAAGSRVVIEEFLLGEEASFIVMVDGEHVLAMASSQDHKARDDGDKGPNTGGMGAYSPAPVVTPAMHERIMNEVIYPTVRGMAADGIPYTGFLYAGVMINAQGVPKVLEFNCRFGDPETQPIMVRLQSDFVSLLDAALDERLDQVTAQWDSRASLGVVLAAGGYPEAYRKGDAIVGLEVAAILDGKVFHAGTTEQDGKVVTNGGRVLCAVGLGNTVTEAQAAAYDLVTAIDWQGMYYRHDIGYRAVAREKA comes from the coding sequence ATGAAAGTTCTGGTAGTTGGTGGCGGCGGGCGCGAACATGCGCTGGCATGGAAGATTGCACAATCCGGGCAAGTAAACGAGGTGCTGGTTGCCCCCGGCAATGCGGGTACGGCGCTGGAGCCGAACATGCGCAACCTGCCGATCGCGGCGGAAGATGTGGATGCGCTGGTGGCTTACGCCAAGGAACACGCTATCGGTCTGACCGTGGTGGGGCCGGAAGCGCCGCTTTCCAAGGGCATTGTGGACAAGTTCCGCGCGGCAGGTTTGCGCTGTTTTGGCCCAACCCAGCAGGCGGCGCAATTGGAATCCTCCAAGGCATTTGCCAAGGATTTTCTGGCACGGCATCACATTGCCACGGCGGATTACGCCAATTTTACTGAGATTGAACCCGCAGTGGCTTACATCCGCAAAATGGGTGCGCCGATTGTGGTGAAGGCTGACGGACTGGCGGCGGGTAAGGGCGTGATTCTGGCGCAGACCGAAGAGGAGGCGATTGCGGCCGTCAATGACATGCTGGCGGGCAATGCTTTCGGTGCAGCGGGCAGCCGCGTGGTGATCGAGGAATTCTTGCTCGGCGAAGAAGCCAGTTTCATCGTGATGGTGGATGGTGAGCATGTGCTGGCGATGGCAAGTTCTCAAGACCACAAGGCGCGTGATGACGGCGACAAGGGGCCGAATACCGGCGGCATGGGCGCTTATTCCCCAGCACCCGTGGTCACGCCCGCGATGCACGAGCGCATCATGAATGAAGTGATTTACCCCACCGTGCGCGGCATGGCGGCGGATGGCATTCCCTACACCGGCTTTTTGTACGCGGGTGTCATGATCAATGCGCAAGGCGTGCCAAAAGTGCTGGAATTCAACTGCCGTTTTGGCGACCCGGAAACCCAGCCAATCATGGTGCGCTTGCAATCCGATTTCGTCAGCTTGCTGGACGCGGCGCTGGATGAGCGGCTTGATCAGGTAACGGCGCAATGGGATAGCCGTGCGTCACTCGGCGTGGTACTCGCTGCCGGTGGCTACCCGGAGGCTTACCGCAAAGGTGATGCGATTGTGGGGCTGGAAGTGGCGGCGATACTGGATGGCAAGGTGTTCCATGCCGGAACAACGGAGCAGGATGGCAAGGTCGTCACCAATGGGGGGCGGGTGCTGTGTGCCGTGGGCTTGGGCAATACGGTCACGGAAGCGCAGGCCGCAGCCTATGATCTGGTGACGGCGATTGATTGGCAGGGTATGTATTACCGCCATGATATTGGGTATCGTGCGGTGGCACGCGAAAAAGCCTAA
- a CDS encoding DUF3368 domain-containing protein, producing the protein MVVIISDTGPLLALAGVDQLNILQELFKTVLIPEAVQSECIAKQDSAAQHIEIAIQQGWLEVRQAPCPQDFPVSLGDGEQEAMQLATQLQNAMLIMDDRLARREALHRNLAFVGTAKILWTAQQRGIIPSAALLINAMAANGYHISAKLLEQFQ; encoded by the coding sequence GTGGTTGTCATAATCAGCGATACAGGCCCCTTGCTGGCACTAGCAGGGGTTGATCAGCTCAATATTTTGCAGGAATTATTCAAAACAGTATTGATACCCGAAGCCGTGCAATCAGAATGTATTGCCAAACAAGATAGTGCTGCACAACACATCGAAATAGCCATCCAACAAGGTTGGTTAGAGGTCCGCCAAGCACCATGCCCACAGGATTTTCCCGTCAGTCTTGGGGATGGGGAACAAGAAGCCATGCAATTAGCTACACAACTTCAAAATGCCATGCTGATTATGGATGACCGACTCGCCCGACGTGAAGCCCTTCACCGTAACCTCGCATTCGTTGGTACAGCAAAAATTCTTTGGACTGCGCAACAACGCGGCATTATCCCCAGTGCTGCGTTACTCATTAATGCAATGGCGGCAAACGGCTACCATATTTCTGCCAAGTTACTGGAACAATTCCAGTGA
- a CDS encoding RNA-guided endonuclease InsQ/TnpB family protein, producing MLAKRAYQFRFYPDPQQETLLAQTFGCVRYVYNSILRYRTDAYYQANEKVSYLDANARLTAIKKLPELLFLNDVSSVPLQQCLRNQQAGFKNFFEGRAKYPVFKSKKHRQSAEFTYRAFSYRDGELKLAKCATPLNIKWSRPLPSDPTTITLSKDQAGRYFVSCLCEFDPMLLPVTDKKVGIDVGIKDLFVTSDGFKSGNPRHTTQHAAKLAKYQRRLAKKKLGSKNRLKAKRKVARVHAKISDCRSDNLHKLSRKLINENQVVCAENLAVKNMIKHPTLAKHIADASWGEFTRQLAYKAHWAGRTYVEIDRFFPSSKRCNGCGFVKANMPLDVRSWECPECGATHDRDVNAARNILAAGLAVLAFGENVSGDGISVSLSCSR from the coding sequence ATGCTAGCAAAACGCGCCTACCAATTCCGATTCTACCCAGACCCACAACAAGAAACGTTGCTGGCGCAGACGTTTGGTTGTGTGCGCTACGTGTATAACAGCATCTTGCGTTACCGTACCGATGCTTACTATCAGGCCAATGAAAAGGTCAGTTACTTGGATGCGAATGCGCGGCTTACCGCTATCAAAAAACTGCCCGAACTGCTTTTCCTGAACGACGTTTCCAGTGTCCCGCTGCAACAATGCTTGCGCAACCAACAAGCGGGGTTTAAGAATTTCTTTGAAGGCCGTGCGAAATACCCTGTCTTTAAATCCAAAAAACACCGCCAATCGGCTGAATTCACTTACCGCGCGTTCAGCTACCGTGATGGTGAGCTGAAACTGGCGAAGTGTGCTACACCGCTGAACATTAAGTGGAGTCGACCACTTCCCTCTGATCCCACCACCATTACCCTTTCTAAAGATCAAGCCGGACGCTACTTTGTGTCTTGCCTGTGTGAATTTGACCCCATGCTGCTGCCCGTCACCGATAAAAAGGTGGGCATTGACGTGGGCATCAAGGATTTGTTCGTCACTAGCGACGGCTTCAAGTCCGGCAATCCCCGCCACACCACCCAACACGCGGCTAAACTGGCGAAGTACCAACGCCGTCTTGCCAAGAAGAAACTCGGCAGCAAGAATCGGCTGAAAGCCAAACGCAAAGTTGCCCGTGTTCACGCGAAAATTTCCGATTGCCGGTCGGACAACTTGCACAAGCTGTCCCGCAAACTGATTAACGAGAACCAAGTCGTTTGCGCTGAAAACCTCGCTGTGAAGAACATGATTAAACACCCAACATTAGCCAAGCACATTGCCGATGCAAGTTGGGGGGAATTTACCCGCCAACTGGCGTACAAAGCCCACTGGGCAGGCAGGACGTATGTCGAGATCGACCGTTTCTTTCCTTCCAGCAAACGCTGTAACGGCTGCGGGTTCGTGAAAGCAAACATGCCGCTGGACGTGCGGTCTTGGGAATGCCCGGAATGTGGCGCAACCCACGACCGTGACGTGAATGCAGCACGTAACATTTTAGCCGCCGGACTGGCGGTGTTAGCCTTTGGAGAGAATGTTAGTGGTGATGGCATTTCGGTGTCGTTGTCCTGTTCTCGATGA
- the pyrC gene encoding dihydroorotase, producing MSLSTLTLTRPDDWHLHLRDGEMLAAVLPDTAKRFARAIVMPNLNPPVRTVADAAAYRERILAALPTGVTFEPLMTLYLTDNTPPTEIIKAKDSGFIHAVKYYPAGATTNSNSGVTDIRRVEAALEAMQEVNLPLLLHGEVTDANIDIFDREAVFIERILEPLLQRLPRLRVVLEHITTSQSAAFVAQSSANIAATLTAHHLLYNRNAMFQGGIRPHAYCLPVLKRETHRQALIAAATSGNPRFFLGTDSAPHPRHAKEAACGCAGIYSAHTAIELYAEVFEQDAALDKLEAFASFHGADFYGLPHNQERITLVKQPWTVPSLLGEGTGAIVPLRAGENMVWQLA from the coding sequence ATGAGCCTTTCAACCTTGACCCTAACACGCCCGGATGACTGGCATTTGCACTTACGTGATGGGGAAATGCTGGCGGCGGTACTGCCTGATACCGCCAAACGCTTTGCTCGCGCTATTGTCATGCCCAATTTGAATCCGCCGGTACGCACTGTAGCGGATGCCGCCGCTTACCGCGAACGTATCCTTGCCGCACTGCCAACAGGGGTTACGTTTGAACCACTCATGACGCTATACCTGACGGATAACACCCCCCCGACAGAAATCATCAAAGCCAAAGACAGTGGTTTTATCCATGCCGTCAAATACTACCCAGCAGGGGCAACCACCAACTCGAACTCCGGTGTCACGGACATTCGCCGAGTAGAGGCCGCGCTAGAGGCCATGCAAGAAGTGAACTTGCCACTGCTACTCCACGGCGAAGTCACTGATGCCAATATTGATATTTTTGACCGTGAAGCGGTATTCATTGAACGCATTCTTGAGCCACTGCTACAGCGCTTACCGCGCCTACGCGTGGTACTTGAACACATCACCACCAGCCAATCGGCTGCTTTTGTGGCGCAATCATCCGCCAATATTGCCGCCACCCTGACCGCCCACCACTTACTGTATAATCGTAACGCCATGTTTCAGGGCGGCATACGACCTCATGCTTATTGCTTGCCGGTACTTAAACGCGAAACCCACCGTCAAGCACTGATCGCCGCTGCCACCAGTGGCAACCCGCGCTTTTTCCTTGGCACAGACAGTGCTCCGCATCCTCGTCATGCCAAGGAAGCAGCGTGTGGCTGTGCCGGTATCTACAGCGCCCACACCGCTATTGAGCTGTATGCCGAAGTATTTGAGCAGGATGCAGCACTCGACAAACTGGAAGCCTTTGCCAGTTTCCACGGTGCTGACTTCTACGGCCTTCCGCACAATCAAGAGCGCATCACCTTAGTGAAACAACCTTGGACAGTGCCTTCCTTATTGGGCGAGGGCACAGGTGCGATTGTGCCGTTACGGGCAGGTGAGAACATGGTGTGGCAATTAGCTTAA